One Pseudomonas muyukensis DNA segment encodes these proteins:
- a CDS encoding amino acid adenylation domain-containing protein has protein sequence MALKIAQRVILLPLDKRRLYLEKMQAEGVTLANLPIPPVSAGFERLPLSFAQERQWFLWQLDPHSAAYHIPTALRLRGALQAAALQQALTRLAERHATLRTRLVQDSEGTCQVIDAQANLLLDRLDLPRAPGQTEEQALKAYIQEQTRELFDLARGPLLRVKLLRLAEDDHVLVLTQHHIVSDARSMQVMVEELVALYAAEVRQVPAQLPALAVQYSDYAIWQRHWMEAGERERQLAYWLQRLGQAQPVLSLPSDRPRPATRSYQGARLARRFATDLGRAVHDLARQHEATPFMVLLAAFQALLARYSGERDIRVGVPVANRNRPETERLIGFFVNTQVLRAEVDPQQSFVQLLAQVREAAVGAQAHQDLPFEQLVEALHPQRSMSHSPLFQVMFNHRSEAADGAGQAELGLRVEPVAWESQDAQFDLTLTTALAADGLHVNLNYATDLFEAATAERLLMHFEQLLGAIVAEPRQRLGELALETPAQRQASIAQWNPQPTPFPVHGSLPALFEAQVARDGDAIAVSLDDQQLSYRELNLRANRLAHQLRALGVGLDCRVGLVSERHPDLLVGLLAILKAGAAYVPLDPHYPQDRLAYMIEDSGIALLLGQAHLLPGLALPAGVRSLAIDALAGGAEHNPEVALQADNLAYVIYTSGSTGRPKGTLLAHGNVLRLFAATADEFAFDHRDSWTLFHSFAFDFSVWEIFGALLHGGRLVIVPQQTCRDPEAFLALLARERVTVLNQTPSAFKALMQVACAPARTRPELALRHVVFGGEALEVRSLAPWFERFGDRSPRLVNMYGITETTVHVTYRPLSREDLQVPGSPIGLPIRDLSWYVLDGQLNPVPRGCVGELYVGQAGLARGYLNRGGLSASRFVPDPFGAPGQRLYRTGDLARFCADGSVEYTGRIDHQVKIRGFRIELGEIQERLDALETVRESLVLVLDSASGPQLGAYLIAAADAPVAPGAERERLEQLRRTLQQSLPDYMVPGRMMFVAQWPLTANGKLDRKALPAFDAEQAQRPWLAPASPLEQQLAAIWQEVLQVQRVGLDDDFFGLGGHSLLATQVVVRVREQLGLEVPLRELFQASVLGAFAEVVQALQDDHAPVEDELAKSLEALKRLTGDELEKLIS, from the coding sequence ATGGCATTGAAGATTGCCCAGCGCGTGATCCTGCTGCCGCTGGACAAGCGCCGGCTGTACCTGGAAAAGATGCAGGCCGAAGGCGTGACCCTGGCCAACCTGCCGATCCCGCCGGTGAGCGCCGGCTTCGAGCGCCTGCCGCTGTCCTTCGCCCAGGAGCGCCAGTGGTTCCTCTGGCAGCTCGATCCGCACAGCGCGGCCTACCACATCCCCACCGCGCTGCGCCTGCGCGGCGCGCTGCAAGCCGCTGCCCTGCAACAGGCGCTGACGCGCCTGGCCGAGCGTCACGCGACGCTGCGCACCCGCCTGGTGCAGGACAGCGAGGGCACCTGCCAGGTGATCGATGCCCAGGCCAACCTGTTGCTCGATCGGCTGGACCTGCCCCGTGCCCCGGGCCAGACCGAGGAGCAGGCGCTCAAGGCCTACATCCAGGAGCAGACCCGCGAGTTGTTCGACCTGGCCCGCGGGCCGCTGCTGCGCGTCAAGCTGCTGCGCCTGGCCGAGGATGACCACGTGCTGGTCCTGACCCAGCACCATATCGTTTCCGATGCCCGTTCGATGCAGGTGATGGTCGAGGAACTGGTGGCCCTGTACGCCGCCGAGGTGCGCCAGGTGCCGGCGCAACTGCCGGCGTTGGCGGTGCAGTACAGCGACTATGCGATCTGGCAGCGGCACTGGATGGAGGCCGGCGAGCGCGAGCGGCAACTGGCCTACTGGCTGCAGCGCCTGGGCCAGGCGCAGCCGGTGCTGAGCTTGCCCAGCGACCGGCCACGGCCGGCGACCCGCAGCTACCAGGGCGCGCGCCTGGCGCGGCGTTTTGCCACCGATCTGGGGCGGGCCGTGCACGACCTGGCCCGTCAGCACGAGGCCACGCCCTTCATGGTGCTGCTGGCCGCGTTCCAGGCCTTGCTGGCGCGCTACAGCGGCGAGCGCGACATTCGCGTCGGCGTGCCGGTGGCCAATCGCAACCGGCCCGAGACCGAGCGCCTGATCGGCTTCTTCGTCAACACCCAGGTGCTGCGCGCCGAGGTCGACCCGCAGCAGTCGTTCGTGCAACTGCTGGCCCAGGTGCGCGAGGCCGCGGTAGGCGCCCAGGCGCACCAGGACTTGCCGTTCGAGCAACTGGTCGAGGCATTGCATCCGCAACGCAGCATGAGCCACAGCCCGCTGTTCCAGGTGATGTTCAACCACCGCAGCGAAGCGGCGGATGGGGCAGGGCAGGCCGAGCTGGGGCTGCGCGTCGAGCCGGTGGCCTGGGAGAGCCAGGATGCCCAGTTCGACCTGACCCTGACCACCGCGCTGGCCGCGGACGGGTTGCACGTCAACCTCAACTACGCCACCGACCTGTTCGAGGCGGCCACGGCCGAACGCCTGCTGATGCACTTCGAGCAGTTGCTTGGGGCCATTGTCGCCGAACCGCGGCAGCGCCTGGGCGAGTTGGCGCTGGAAACCCCGGCCCAGCGCCAGGCCAGCATCGCCCAGTGGAATCCGCAGCCGACCCCGTTCCCGGTGCACGGCAGCCTGCCGGCGCTGTTCGAAGCCCAGGTGGCCCGCGATGGCGATGCCATCGCGGTCAGCCTCGACGACCAGCAGCTCAGCTACCGTGAGCTCAACCTGCGGGCCAACCGTCTGGCCCACCAGTTGCGCGCACTGGGCGTCGGCCTGGATTGCCGGGTCGGCCTGGTCAGCGAGCGCCATCCGGACCTGCTGGTCGGCTTGCTGGCGATTCTCAAGGCCGGCGCCGCCTACGTACCGCTCGACCCGCATTACCCGCAGGATCGCCTGGCCTACATGATCGAGGACAGCGGCATCGCCCTGTTGCTCGGCCAGGCCCACCTGCTGCCGGGCCTGGCGCTGCCTGCCGGCGTGCGCAGCTTGGCCATCGACGCTCTGGCCGGTGGCGCCGAGCACAACCCTGAGGTGGCGCTGCAGGCGGACAACCTGGCCTATGTGATCTACACCTCCGGCTCCACCGGTCGGCCCAAGGGCACCTTGCTGGCCCATGGCAACGTGCTGCGCCTGTTCGCCGCCACCGCCGATGAGTTCGCCTTCGATCACCGCGACAGCTGGACGCTGTTCCACTCCTTCGCCTTCGACTTCTCGGTATGGGAGATCTTCGGTGCGCTGCTGCATGGCGGGCGCCTGGTGATCGTGCCGCAGCAGACCTGCCGCGACCCAGAGGCGTTCCTGGCGTTGCTCGCCCGCGAGCGGGTGACGGTATTGAACCAGACGCCTTCGGCGTTCAAGGCCTTGATGCAGGTGGCCTGCGCACCGGCGCGCACGCGGCCGGAACTGGCCCTGCGCCATGTGGTATTCGGTGGCGAAGCGCTGGAGGTGCGCAGCCTGGCGCCTTGGTTCGAGCGTTTCGGCGATCGCTCGCCGCGCCTGGTCAACATGTACGGCATCACCGAAACCACGGTGCACGTGACCTACCGGCCGCTGTCGCGTGAGGACTTGCAGGTGCCCGGCAGCCCGATCGGCCTGCCGATCCGCGACCTGAGCTGGTATGTGCTCGACGGCCAGCTCAACCCGGTGCCGCGCGGCTGCGTGGGTGAGTTGTATGTCGGCCAGGCCGGGCTGGCGCGGGGTTACCTGAACCGCGGTGGGCTCAGCGCCAGCCGCTTCGTGCCCGACCCGTTCGGCGCGCCGGGCCAGCGTTTGTACCGTACTGGCGACCTGGCGCGGTTCTGCGCCGATGGCAGTGTCGAGTACACCGGGCGCATCGACCATCAAGTGAAGATCCGCGGTTTCCGTATCGAACTGGGCGAGATCCAGGAGCGCCTGGATGCACTGGAAACGGTGCGCGAATCGCTGGTGCTGGTGCTCGACAGCGCCAGCGGCCCGCAACTGGGCGCCTACCTGATCGCCGCGGCTGATGCGCCGGTGGCGCCAGGCGCCGAGCGCGAACGCCTCGAGCAACTGCGCCGTACCTTGCAGCAGAGCCTGCCGGACTACATGGTGCCGGGACGGATGATGTTCGTCGCGCAATGGCCGCTGACCGCCAACGGCAAGCTCGACCGCAAGGCCTTGCCGGCGTTCGACGCCGAACAGGCGCAGCGCCCCTGGCTGGCGCCGGCCTCGCCGCTGGAGCAGCAGCTGGCAGCGATCTGGCAGGAGGTCCTGCAGGTGCAGCGGGTCGGGCTGGATGACGACTTCTTCGGCCTGGGCGGGCACTCGCTGCTGGCGACCCAGGTGGTGGTCCGGGTGCGTGAGCAACTGGGCCTGGAGGTGCCGCTGCGCGAGCTGTTCCAGGCCTCTGTGCTGGGGGCGTTCGCCGAGGTGGTACAAGCCCTGCAGGACGATCACGCGCCGGTGGAGGATGAATTGGCTAAATCTCTGGAAGCACTCAAACGTTTAACAGGAGATGAACTTGAAAAGCTAATTTCCTAA